In Candidatus Latescibacter sp., one DNA window encodes the following:
- a CDS encoding endonuclease domain-containing protein: MSINTPVLKTARFLRRNMTDAEKILWRELRGRKLNNHKFRRQVPFVLGEYHFVADFYCHEKKIIIEIDGSIHQEYDIIEYDRFREEIFQIGRYRILRFSNEQISNLLDSVLDEISVIVESPLS; the protein is encoded by the coding sequence ATGTCCATAAATACGCCGGTTTTGAAAACCGCGCGTTTTCTGCGGCGAAACATGACTGATGCAGAAAAAATCCTTTGGCGCGAGTTGCGCGGCAGAAAACTGAATAATCATAAATTTCGACGACAGGTTCCATTTGTTCTTGGGGAATATCACTTTGTTGCGGACTTTTATTGCCATGAAAAGAAAATAATTATTGAAATTGATGGAAGCATTCATCAGGAGTATGATATCATTGAATACGATCGATTCCGGGAAGAAATATTTCAAATTGGGCGATATCGGATATTGAGATTCAGCAATGAGCAAATTTCAAATTTATTGGATTCAGTTCTAGATGAAATTTCAGTCATAGTCGAGTCACCCCTCTCCTGA
- a CDS encoding substrate-binding domain-containing protein has translation MKRLFFFLFIISALVLVSSGCGRPGDKAKEITVAVVPMGSTHEFWKSIHAGALAASRELGVAIIWKGPLKEDDRDEQMQIVETFMVSKVSALVISPMDDRTLVQTVGEARKMGIPTILINSSLQGDTPVSFVATDNYRGGVLGGEHMGKLLGGRGKLIIVRLSEADVTTMQRVEGFETAIKSKFPGIEILSDNQYAGVTTETAYRTCENLLNRFPETGAIFTPNESSTFGCLRVLQDRGMAGKIRFVGFDSSEKLIEALGKREINGLVIQNPYNMGYYGVKVAVACLKGHPFEKRIDTGVTLATPENMQNPEIMKLLKPDLSILNK, from the coding sequence ATGAAACGCCTATTCTTCTTTCTTTTTATCATTTCTGCCCTGGTTCTCGTCTCTTCCGGCTGCGGCAGGCCGGGAGACAAGGCAAAGGAAATCACCGTCGCCGTAGTGCCCATGGGCTCCACCCATGAATTCTGGAAATCCATCCATGCCGGGGCGCTGGCCGCCTCACGGGAGCTGGGTGTCGCCATCATTTGGAAAGGGCCTCTCAAGGAGGATGACCGTGACGAGCAGATGCAGATCGTGGAGACGTTCATGGTCTCGAAAGTCAGCGCACTGGTAATCTCGCCCATGGATGACCGCACCCTGGTGCAGACAGTCGGGGAGGCCAGGAAAATGGGCATCCCGACCATCCTCATCAATTCCTCTTTGCAGGGGGACACGCCGGTCTCTTTTGTCGCCACCGACAACTACCGGGGTGGAGTGCTCGGCGGCGAGCACATGGGGAAGCTCCTGGGCGGCAGGGGGAAGCTGATCATCGTGCGGCTGAGCGAGGCGGATGTCACCACCATGCAGCGTGTGGAGGGATTCGAAACCGCCATCAAGTCAAAATTTCCGGGGATCGAAATCCTCTCCGACAACCAGTATGCCGGTGTCACCACGGAGACCGCCTACCGTACCTGCGAAAACCTTCTTAACCGCTTTCCCGAAACCGGGGCGATTTTTACCCCCAACGAGTCTTCCACCTTCGGCTGTCTGCGGGTGCTCCAGGACCGCGGCATGGCGGGGAAAATCCGTTTTGTCGGATTCGACTCCTCGGAAAAACTTATCGAGGCGCTGGGGAAAAGGGAAATAAACGGCCTGGTTATCCAGAACCCGTATAACATGGGATACTACGGGGTCAAAGTTGCGGTCGCCTGCCTGAAAGGCCATCCATTCGAAAAGCGCATCGACACCGGTGTCACCCTGGCCACCCCGGAAAACATGCAAAACCCGGAAATCATGAAACTGCTGAAACCGGATTTGTCGATACTGAATAAATAA
- a CDS encoding biotin transporter BioY: MTERTTNLTKIALFAAILAVSAFLKIPIGPVPLTLQSTAALLAGYGLGPSRGASAALLYTLAGLAGLPIFASGGGPAYILAPTFGFILGFTLCALTTGLLARFNTGGSVLKAYLIMLGGLVSLYVPGFLWLCLSLHEVMGTPEGIASLIRTGLIIPFIGDLLKTLPAAFIGVRLRRLLGN; this comes from the coding sequence ATGACCGAAAGAACAACAAATCTGACAAAAATCGCCCTGTTTGCCGCAATACTAGCGGTTTCAGCCTTTTTGAAAATACCGATCGGCCCAGTGCCGCTCACCCTTCAATCTACCGCCGCTCTTCTGGCGGGATATGGCCTGGGCCCTTCACGGGGAGCTTCAGCCGCTCTCCTGTATACACTTGCGGGGCTTGCCGGACTGCCCATTTTCGCGTCGGGCGGAGGACCGGCATATATCCTGGCGCCAACATTCGGATTCATCCTGGGGTTTACCCTCTGCGCCCTCACCACAGGACTCCTCGCCCGTTTCAATACCGGCGGCTCGGTTCTGAAAGCCTATCTTATCATGCTCGGCGGCCTGGTAAGCCTGTACGTCCCCGGTTTCCTGTGGCTGTGCCTGTCGCTTCATGAGGTCATGGGAACACCGGAAGGAATCGCTTCCCTGATCCGCACAGGCCTGATCATCCCATTCATCGGCGATCTTTTGAAAACCCTGCCTGCTGCGTTCATCGGAGTCCGGTTACGAAGGCTCCTGGGAAATTAA